In Nocardioides bizhenqiangii, the DNA window TTGACCTGCCATGTCCACGATCGACCTGACCTCCGCGACCTTCGAGCAGACCGTGCTCGACAACGACATCGTCCTCGTGGACTTCTGGGCGTCGTGGTGCGGTCCGTGCCGGATGTTCGCGCCGATCTACGAGAAGGCCGCGGCCACCCACACCGACATGGTCTTCGCCTCGATCAACACCGAGGAGGAGCAGGCGCTGTCACAGGCTGCGCAGGTCACCTCGATCCCGACCCTGATGGCGT includes these proteins:
- the trxA gene encoding thioredoxin; this encodes MSTIDLTSATFEQTVLDNDIVLVDFWASWCGPCRMFAPIYEKAAATHTDMVFASINTEEEQALSQAAQVTSIPTLMAFKKGQLVFRQAGALPAPALEELITAVRALDVEAASD